One genomic region from Lineus longissimus chromosome 6, tnLinLong1.2, whole genome shotgun sequence encodes:
- the LOC135489109 gene encoding uncharacterized protein LOC135489109 isoform X1 → MASMFSEINWSSDEYNEFDELDSAELDENQQVAELGISPYQYEPETDESGEESADESEMDQDEHDEPPLELDNWQVKCSCGKCQILPSKTECVCCREAIRVKDMVDVGCVTDRTDFDAICLHTGVLNVAWLAYKQQYGRNAYEGPEHKKLRHIAYRQFVRWSHGYLGKDIRVVVPACVVCKIRAFYPPPGIEENMNFEGFHHVDE, encoded by the exons atggcgtcgaTGTTTAGTGAAATCAATTGGAGCTCGGACGAATATAACGAATTTGACGAGTTAGACAGTGCAGAATTGGATGAGAACCAACAAGTTGCTGAGCTTGGGATATCGCCGTACCAGTATGAGCCAGAGACAGATGAAAGTGGAGAGGAATCTGCTGACGAGTCGGAAATGGAtcaggatgagcatgacgagcCCCCGTTAGAATTGGATAATTGGCAAGTAAA GTGCTCCTGTGGCAAATGCCAGATTCTGCCTTCGAAAACAGAGTGTGTATGTTGTAGAGAGGCTATACGGGTAAAGGATATGGTTGACGTTGGTTGTGTCACAGATCGTACAGACTTCGATGCTATTTGCCTGCACACTGGCGTGTTGAATGTTGCTTGGTTGGCATACAAACAACAGTATGGACGTAACGCCTATGAAGGACCTGAACACAAGAAGTTGCGACATATAGCATATCGGCAGTTTGTGCGATGGTCTCACGGATATCTCGGCAAGGACATTAGAGTTGTAGTGCCAGCATGTGTAGTGTGCAAGATACGTGCTTTCTATCCACCACCTGGTATCGAGGAGAACATGAACTTCGAGGGTTTTCATCATGTTGATGAGTGA
- the LOC135489109 gene encoding uncharacterized protein LOC135489109 isoform X2: MASMFSEINWSSDEYNEFDELDSAELDENQQVAELGISPYQYEPETDESGEESADESEMDQDEHDEPPLELDNWCSCGKCQILPSKTECVCCREAIRVKDMVDVGCVTDRTDFDAICLHTGVLNVAWLAYKQQYGRNAYEGPEHKKLRHIAYRQFVRWSHGYLGKDIRVVVPACVVCKIRAFYPPPGIEENMNFEGFHHVDE, encoded by the exons atggcgtcgaTGTTTAGTGAAATCAATTGGAGCTCGGACGAATATAACGAATTTGACGAGTTAGACAGTGCAGAATTGGATGAGAACCAACAAGTTGCTGAGCTTGGGATATCGCCGTACCAGTATGAGCCAGAGACAGATGAAAGTGGAGAGGAATCTGCTGACGAGTCGGAAATGGAtcaggatgagcatgacgagcCCCCGTTAGAATTGGATAATTG GTGCTCCTGTGGCAAATGCCAGATTCTGCCTTCGAAAACAGAGTGTGTATGTTGTAGAGAGGCTATACGGGTAAAGGATATGGTTGACGTTGGTTGTGTCACAGATCGTACAGACTTCGATGCTATTTGCCTGCACACTGGCGTGTTGAATGTTGCTTGGTTGGCATACAAACAACAGTATGGACGTAACGCCTATGAAGGACCTGAACACAAGAAGTTGCGACATATAGCATATCGGCAGTTTGTGCGATGGTCTCACGGATATCTCGGCAAGGACATTAGAGTTGTAGTGCCAGCATGTGTAGTGTGCAAGATACGTGCTTTCTATCCACCACCTGGTATCGAGGAGAACATGAACTTCGAGGGTTTTCATCATGTTGATGAGTGA